A window of the Parvularcula bermudensis HTCC2503 genome harbors these coding sequences:
- a CDS encoding patatin-like phospholipase family protein encodes MSASEPNTKRPKIGLALGSGAARGWAHVGVMRALDELGIEVDIYAGSSVGALVSAAHLLGIWERFLDWARSMSPASAVSLFGLNVRRGGFIDPTRAFAVFKEDDRPIEDLPKPWAAVATDLATGREVWLDQGSVLDACRASSAVPMVIQAAQYKLGNQERWLIDGGAANPVPVNVARALGADRVIAVDLNAVSVTLSRFDRPQTRAVIPVDAIETEGSGPLAAVRQAIGGARRDIAQRMALQRAVAQAEPQFFETAAATLDIVQAQLADARSKTDIADVRLAPDLSFASAAAFDQYEAFERLGYNAAMAQASSLLAMAASSPASDPPALAGRQEPLSGPSHS; translated from the coding sequence ATGTCAGCTAGTGAGCCCAACACCAAGCGCCCGAAAATTGGCCTCGCCCTCGGATCGGGGGCGGCCCGTGGATGGGCGCATGTCGGTGTCATGCGTGCCCTCGATGAATTGGGCATCGAAGTCGATATTTACGCCGGCAGCTCTGTGGGCGCCCTGGTCTCGGCCGCCCATCTCTTGGGTATCTGGGAACGCTTTTTGGACTGGGCCCGATCGATGAGCCCCGCATCGGCGGTGTCCCTGTTTGGCCTCAATGTCCGGCGGGGCGGATTTATCGACCCCACCCGCGCCTTTGCCGTTTTCAAAGAAGACGACCGGCCGATCGAGGACTTGCCCAAGCCGTGGGCAGCCGTGGCAACCGATCTGGCGACGGGACGGGAAGTCTGGCTCGATCAAGGTTCGGTGCTCGACGCCTGCCGCGCCTCTTCGGCCGTGCCGATGGTCATTCAGGCGGCGCAATATAAGCTTGGGAACCAAGAGCGATGGTTGATCGATGGCGGCGCGGCGAACCCGGTCCCCGTCAATGTCGCCCGCGCCCTTGGCGCAGATCGCGTGATCGCCGTCGACCTCAATGCGGTATCCGTGACCTTGTCGCGGTTCGATCGCCCCCAGACCCGCGCGGTGATCCCGGTGGATGCGATCGAGACGGAAGGCTCAGGCCCCCTCGCCGCGGTACGCCAAGCGATCGGCGGGGCGCGCCGCGACATCGCTCAGCGTATGGCCCTGCAACGCGCCGTCGCCCAAGCCGAACCCCAATTCTTTGAAACCGCGGCCGCCACCCTCGACATCGTGCAGGCGCAATTGGCAGACGCGCGGTCGAAGACGGATATCGCCGATGTCCGCCTCGCCCCCGATCTCAGCTTCGCCTCAGCGGCCGCCTTCGATCAATACGAAGCCTTCGAGCGATTAGGCTATAATGCGGCCATGGCCCAGGCCTCTTCCCTGCTCGCCATGGCGGCGTCCTCGCCAGCGAGCGACCCCCCCGCTCTTGCTGGACGGCAAGAGCCATTGTCTGGACCGTCACACAGCTGA
- a CDS encoding DUF302 domain-containing protein, producing MKYVIMGLSLAVVASCNGGHSDADTAAAAESQMVRKSVIQDRFPVTESQYDFSGTMAALFEALDRRDLTVFAVIDHQAGAQSVDMELGANSLVIFGNPALGTPLLQSEPLVGAELPLKALVYEHNGKVNLALSGAPFLQRAYLLGEDEAIIKQIDETMRSIASEATGDQ from the coding sequence ATGAAATATGTGATCATGGGGCTAAGCTTGGCGGTCGTCGCGTCCTGTAACGGCGGTCATTCCGATGCGGACACGGCCGCCGCCGCGGAGTCGCAAATGGTGCGCAAATCCGTTATCCAGGATCGCTTTCCCGTCACCGAAAGCCAGTATGATTTCAGCGGGACAATGGCCGCCTTGTTTGAAGCGCTGGATCGTCGCGATTTGACTGTTTTCGCCGTGATCGATCATCAGGCCGGGGCACAATCGGTCGATATGGAGCTGGGCGCCAACAGCCTCGTGATCTTCGGCAATCCCGCCCTCGGCACACCGCTCTTGCAAAGCGAGCCGCTTGTCGGCGCAGAACTCCCCCTTAAGGCGCTCGTCTATGAGCACAATGGCAAGGTCAATCTTGCCCTGTCAGGCGCGCCATTCCTTCAGCGCGCGTATTTGCTGGGGGAGGACGAGGCCATCATCAAGCAAATCGATGAAACCATGCGGTCGATCGCGAGCGAAGCCACAGGCGATCAGTAA